Proteins from one Cicer arietinum cultivar CDC Frontier isolate Library 1 chromosome 3, Cicar.CDCFrontier_v2.0, whole genome shotgun sequence genomic window:
- the LOC101511409 gene encoding probable glycosyltransferase At5g03795 isoform X2: MVCPSSLNQYSHLHVAASFRNFFFFIPTTLALLFLTSLSILFYVYTTSIIFINHHQHHHLQSTSQYFTSLSSLPVLLSPTTTLHNNASEFTKFQTFQLGHGLPPQSQRGKLEKNNNLFHDRDLFLEDYKEMNRSFKIYVYPHREDDPFANVLLPMKHEPGGNYASESYFKKVLMKSHFITNDPTEADLFFMPFSIASLRHDPRVGVEGIQDFIRDYVQNIVHKYPYWNRTGGADHFYVACHSIGRSAMEKAPDVKFNAIQVVCSSSYFLTGYIAHKDTCLPQIWPRKQNPPNLVSSNRKKLAFFAGGVNSPVRIKLLETWKNDSEIFVHHGRLKTPYADELLGSKFCLHVKGFEVNTARIGDSLYYGCVPVIIANYYDLPFADVLNWKSFSVVVTTLDIPLLKKILKGISSDEYLMLQRNVLKVRKHFQWHSPPIDFDAFYMVVYELWLRRSSIIISLGDSRD; encoded by the exons ATGGTTTGTCCTTCCTCTCTCAACCAATACTCTCATCTTCATGTTGCAGCCTCATTCAGaaactttttcttcttcattcctACTACCTTAGCTCTCTTATTCTTAACCTCTCTTTCCATTCTCTTCTATGTTTACACTACctccatcatcttcatcaaccACCATCAACACCACCACCTCCAATCCACTTCTCAGTACTTCACTTCACTATCTTCCCTTCCCGTTCTTCTTTCTCCAACCACCACCTTACACAACAATGCTTCTGAGTTCACCAAGTTTCAGACTTTCCAATTGGGTCATGGCCTTCCACCACAAAGTCAACGGG gaaaattagagaaaaacaACAACTTGTTCCATGATAGAGATCTCTTTCTGGAAGACTATAAAGAAATGAATAGGAGCTTTAAGATATATGTTTATCCTCACAGGGAAGATGACCCTTTTGCAAACGTGCTTTTGCCAATGAAACATGAACCTGGTGGAAATTATGCCAGTGAAAGTTACTTCAAAAAAGTGCTTATGAAGAGTCATTTCATTACAAATGATCCAACAGAAGCAGACCTTTTCTTTATGCCTTTTTCCATAGCAAGTTTGCGGCATGATCCTCGAGTTGGTGTGGAAGGTATTCAAGATTTCATTAGAGACTATGTTCAGAATATCGTTCACAAGTATCCTTATTGGAACCGCACCGGAGGTGCGGATCACTTTTATGTGGCATGTCATTCAATTGGAAGGTCTGCAATGGAGAAAGCACCTGATGTCAAATTCAATGCTATTCAAGTTGTTTGTTCATCAAGCTATTTCCTAACTGGCTATATTGCTCATAAGGATACATGTTTACCTCAAATTTGGCCTAGAAAACAAAATCCCCCCAACCTTGTTTCATCAAATAG GAAAAAGCTAGCTTTCTTTGCCGGAGGAGTTAATTCCCCAGTACGGATAAAACTTCTTGAGACATGGAAAAATGATTCAGAAATCTTTGTTCACCATGGAAGACTGAAAACACCATACGCGGACGAGTTATTAGGAAGCAAGTTTTGTCTTCATGTTAAAGGCTTTGAAGTGAACACAGCTCGAATCGGAGATTCGTTATATTATGGTTGTGTTCCAGTGATCATTGCCAATTATTATGATCTTCCATTTGCAGATGTGTTAAACTGGAAGAGCTTTTCTGTTGTTGTCACTACATTAGACATACCTTTATTGAAAAAGATCTTGAAAGGTATAAGTTCTGATGAGTATTTGATGCTACAAAGGAATGTGTTGAAGGTGAGGAAACACTTCCAATGGCATTCACCTCCCATTGACTTTGATGCATTCTACATGGTTGTGTATGAATTATGGCTTAGACGAAGTTCTATAATAATTTCATTGGGGGATTCTAGGGACTAG
- the LOC101511409 gene encoding probable glycosyltransferase At5g03795 isoform X1 yields MVCPSSLNQYSHLHVAASFRNFFFFIPTTLALLFLTSLSILFYVYTTSIIFINHHQHHHLQSTSQYFTSLSSLPVLLSPTTTLHNNASEFTKFQTFQLGHGLPPQSQRGLPSQSNSTRKLEKNNNLFHDRDLFLEDYKEMNRSFKIYVYPHREDDPFANVLLPMKHEPGGNYASESYFKKVLMKSHFITNDPTEADLFFMPFSIASLRHDPRVGVEGIQDFIRDYVQNIVHKYPYWNRTGGADHFYVACHSIGRSAMEKAPDVKFNAIQVVCSSSYFLTGYIAHKDTCLPQIWPRKQNPPNLVSSNRKKLAFFAGGVNSPVRIKLLETWKNDSEIFVHHGRLKTPYADELLGSKFCLHVKGFEVNTARIGDSLYYGCVPVIIANYYDLPFADVLNWKSFSVVVTTLDIPLLKKILKGISSDEYLMLQRNVLKVRKHFQWHSPPIDFDAFYMVVYELWLRRSSIIISLGDSRD; encoded by the exons ATGGTTTGTCCTTCCTCTCTCAACCAATACTCTCATCTTCATGTTGCAGCCTCATTCAGaaactttttcttcttcattcctACTACCTTAGCTCTCTTATTCTTAACCTCTCTTTCCATTCTCTTCTATGTTTACACTACctccatcatcttcatcaaccACCATCAACACCACCACCTCCAATCCACTTCTCAGTACTTCACTTCACTATCTTCCCTTCCCGTTCTTCTTTCTCCAACCACCACCTTACACAACAATGCTTCTGAGTTCACCAAGTTTCAGACTTTCCAATTGGGTCATGGCCTTCCACCACAAAGTCAACGGGGTCTGCCATCTCAATCCAACTCAACTA gaaaattagagaaaaacaACAACTTGTTCCATGATAGAGATCTCTTTCTGGAAGACTATAAAGAAATGAATAGGAGCTTTAAGATATATGTTTATCCTCACAGGGAAGATGACCCTTTTGCAAACGTGCTTTTGCCAATGAAACATGAACCTGGTGGAAATTATGCCAGTGAAAGTTACTTCAAAAAAGTGCTTATGAAGAGTCATTTCATTACAAATGATCCAACAGAAGCAGACCTTTTCTTTATGCCTTTTTCCATAGCAAGTTTGCGGCATGATCCTCGAGTTGGTGTGGAAGGTATTCAAGATTTCATTAGAGACTATGTTCAGAATATCGTTCACAAGTATCCTTATTGGAACCGCACCGGAGGTGCGGATCACTTTTATGTGGCATGTCATTCAATTGGAAGGTCTGCAATGGAGAAAGCACCTGATGTCAAATTCAATGCTATTCAAGTTGTTTGTTCATCAAGCTATTTCCTAACTGGCTATATTGCTCATAAGGATACATGTTTACCTCAAATTTGGCCTAGAAAACAAAATCCCCCCAACCTTGTTTCATCAAATAG GAAAAAGCTAGCTTTCTTTGCCGGAGGAGTTAATTCCCCAGTACGGATAAAACTTCTTGAGACATGGAAAAATGATTCAGAAATCTTTGTTCACCATGGAAGACTGAAAACACCATACGCGGACGAGTTATTAGGAAGCAAGTTTTGTCTTCATGTTAAAGGCTTTGAAGTGAACACAGCTCGAATCGGAGATTCGTTATATTATGGTTGTGTTCCAGTGATCATTGCCAATTATTATGATCTTCCATTTGCAGATGTGTTAAACTGGAAGAGCTTTTCTGTTGTTGTCACTACATTAGACATACCTTTATTGAAAAAGATCTTGAAAGGTATAAGTTCTGATGAGTATTTGATGCTACAAAGGAATGTGTTGAAGGTGAGGAAACACTTCCAATGGCATTCACCTCCCATTGACTTTGATGCATTCTACATGGTTGTGTATGAATTATGGCTTAGACGAAGTTCTATAATAATTTCATTGGGGGATTCTAGGGACTAG
- the LOC101511741 gene encoding uncharacterized protein, with protein sequence MEDSIQINIEDKTPSDAKEEKVEIEKDLETKSVEKEKTECKEEKKHKDEEDKSKKKKKEKEVEEEEDGEGEKKKKDKEKKKKDKTDGEKAKGKEDDDKEDGEEKKEKEMKGKDKKDKEKKKKKKDGNEDGDEKKDKEKNKKGKDEKEDGDENKEKEKKKKEKKEKGKEDEGKDGEEKKDKKKEKKDKKKEKEDKNDDDDGDGNKKKKNKDEEKEKDKDVEVDVKEVHVRDIDIEETVKECGKEDDKKEVKEKKKKEDKEDKKKKLSGKDKTNDVGKLKQKLEKMNAKIEALLEKKADIERQIKEAEDGGHGVIVKDKEDI encoded by the coding sequence ATGGAAGACTCCATTCAAATCAATATTGAGGATAAAACACCAAGTgatgcaaaagaagagaaggtTGAGATAGAAAAGGATTTGGAGACAAAATCAGTAGAGAAAGAGAAGACAGAATGTAAGGAAGAGAAGAAACATAAGGATGAAGAAGataaatcaaagaaaaagaagaaagagaagGAGGTGGAGGAGGAGGAAGATGGagagggagaaaagaaaaagaaggataaggagaagaaaaagaaggacAAAACTGATGGAGAGAAGGCAAAGGGGAAAGAAGATGATGATAAGGAGGATGGTGAAGAGAAGAAGGAAAAGGAGATGAAGGGTAAGGATAAGAAGGacaaggaaaagaagaaaaagaaaaaagacgGCAACGAAGATGGTGATGAAAAGAAGGACAAGGAGAAGAATAAAAAGGGAAAAGATGAGAAAGAAGATGGTGATGAAAATAAGGAgaaggagaaaaagaaaaaggaaaagaaggaGAAGGGAAAAGAAGATGAAGGTAAGGATGGTGAAGAAAAGAAGGacaagaaaaaggaaaagaaggacaagaaaaaggaaaaggaggacaagaatgatgatgatgatggtgatggaaataagaaaaagaagaacaaggatgaagagaaagagaaggaTAAAGATGTGGAGGTGGATGTGAAAGAAGTACATGTAAGGGATATTGATATAGAAGAAACTGTGAAGGAATGCGGAAAGGAAGATGACAAGAAAGAAGttaaagagaagaagaaaaaagaagacaAGGAAGATAAGAAGAAAAAACTTTCTGGAAAGGACAAGACCAATGATGTTGGCAAGCTGAAACAAAAGCTTGAAAAAATGAATGCAAAAATAGAAGCACTCTTGGAAAAGAAGGCAGATATAGAGAGGCAGATTAAAGAAGCTGAAGATGGAGGACATGGAGTCATTGTGAAGGACAAGGAAGATATATAA
- the LOC101512057 gene encoding cation/H(+) antiporter 15-like — MNSSNVIYSILTNPRDKTTQVCFDRTTSHGSALWIENSLETTLPAFVLQFALILAVNRIFLFLFESCNIPRIVPNIFTGFLLGPSALGKWKDFFTTIFPYNNMLPLETVGALTLIYYVFLVGLEMDLKPIKRGYYNKKAMVVAIVGIVFTLPIGAGLYYLLVTDMGQKSLSHSDSDKHVRGAIFWGITLSCSSEFPEVAKILSDLKLLLTENGQLALTSSLINDLFSWTLLLLVLTQLYYASFLSLFVILLLVLACFYVIHPFAKWLVKKVGNGDREFTESQVVCLLHVVLVIGLISDGLAAHSITGAFFLGVIIPKGALNNAVQDKAFDFVSEFMMPLFFLIIGERTNIQDLALDTHWITVVIVIVLAFMVKLVCVFAVSWIYQMPVIEGLSLALLMNTKGTMPLIILYTAMDRLELESQSFVVMLLACWLMTAIAGPVLVMITNSLTNGKAIRKSMQHGTKPDSPLRVLACIHSKHDAEAIIDLLKASSPSVRSPIQVLAVELIKMTNRPTSSLIIRDAPKPSFHSNSSKVDTLKRDNGDNLGSFDNLSQAIFADKLRVVSHYNTMHKDIVNLCTDKHVNLIVATLNKQPTYDGLGAGTATARAVNIINRDQASKDEKKVVLENLVKEAPCCLAIFVDREFSGGQQHSKEMRIAMFYIGGADDREALSYAWRMSRNMEVQLTVVRLVWDNPEDRFDERDREYLKVFVHQTIDTPTVRYLEKVVKDEKETVRLLNRIGNKGFDLYIIGRGHGMKMSLAQTVDPVLDEPVLGPLGDTLSDLNSAANTSILIFQREAELQHGDGLGKHERNASVASAHSFYGDADPQ, encoded by the exons ATGAATTCCTCAAACGTTATATATTCGATTTTGACAAATCCAAGAGACAAAACCACACAGGTCTGTTTTGATAGGACAACATCTCATGGTTCGGCGCTTTGGATTGAAAATTCATTAGAAACAACATTGCCTGCTTTTGTTCTGCAATTTGCTCTTATCTTAGCAGTCAATCGAATTTTCCTCTTTCTTTTTGAATCATGCAATATACCTCGTATTGTTCCCAACATTTTT ACTGGTTTTTTATTAGGTCCATCTGCTCTGGGAAAATGGAAAGATTTCTTCACAACCATATTCCCTTACAACAATATGTTACCTTTAGAGACAGTGGGAGCATTGACACTTATTTACTATGTGTTCTTGGTTGGCTTAGAAATGGACTTGAAACCAATTAAAAGGGGTTACTACAATAAGAAAGCAATGGTTGTTGCAATTGTTGGCATAGTCTTCACTTTACCAATTGGTGCTGGCTTATATTATCTTCTTGTAACAGACATGGGTCAAAAATCATTGTCACATTCAGATAGTGATAAACACGTGAGGGGTGCAATATTTTGGGGAATCACTCTTTCATGTAGTAGTGAGTTTCCTGAAGTTGCTAAAATCCTTTCTGATTTAAAGCTTTTGTTGACAGAGAATGGACAATTGGCTTTAACTTCTTCTTTGATTAATGACTTGTTCTCTTGGACACTCCTTTTGTTGGTTCTAACACAACTATATTATGCTTCTTTTTTGTCACTGTTTGTGATACTCTTACTTGTATTAGCATGTTTTTATGTGATTCATCCTTTTGCTAAGTGGCTTGTTAAAAAAGTTGGAAATGGCGATCGCGAGTTTACCGAGTCACAAGTTGTGTGTCTTCTTCATGTGGTtttggtcattggattaatcTCTGATGGGTTGGCTGCACATTCAATTACTGGTGCTTTCTTTTTAGGTGTTATTATCCCAAAGGGTGCACTTAACAATGCGGTTCAAGATAAGGCTTTTGATTTTGTGTCTGAGTTTATGATGCCATTGTTTTTTCTCATTATTGGGGAGAGAACCAATATTCAAGACTTGGCTTTGGATACACATTGGATAactgttgttattgttattgtgttGGCTTTTATGGTAAAATTGGTGTGCGTATTTGCAGTTTCTTGGATATATCAGATGCCAGTCATTGAAGGATTGTCCCTTGCACTCCTCATGAACACTAAAGGGACAATGCCACTGATAATTTTGTATACTGCCATGGATAGACTA GAATTGGAGAGCCAAAGCTTTGTGGTGATGTTGTTGGCATGTTGGTTAATGACAGCAATTGCGGGTCCTGTCTTAGTTATGATCACAAACTCACTTACCAATGGCAAAGCTATTAGGAAGAGTATGCAACACGGCACAAAACCAGACTCGCCTCTTAGAGTGTTGGCATGTATCCACTCAAAACATGATGCTGAGGCAATCATCGACCTTCTCAAAGCATCAAGTCCATCAGTTAGGTCCCCAATTCAG GTGTTAGCAGTTGAGCTAATCAAGATGACAAACCGACCAACTTCATCACTAATTATTAGAGACGCTCCGAAGCCATCGTTTCACTCAAATTCAAGCAAGGTGGATACCTTAAAGCGAGACAACGGGGACAACCTCGGAAGCTTTGACAACCTCAGTCAGGCCATCTTTGCTGACAAGCTCAGAGTTGTCTCCCACTACAATACCATGCACAAGGACATTGTAAACCTATGCACCGACAAACACGTGAACCTCATCGTTGCCACTCTCAATAAGCAACCAACCTACGACGGGTTGGGTGCAGGCACTGCCACCGCTAGAGCCGTCAACATTATCAACAG GGACCAGGCGAGCAAGGATGAGAAAAAAGTGGTATTGGAGAATCTAGTGAAAGAAGCACCTTGTTGTTTAGCCATTTTTGTTGATCGTGAGTTCAGCGGTGGTCAGCAACATTCTAAAGAAATGAGAATAGCAATGTTCTACATTGGCGGCGCCGATGACCGTGAAGCCCTTTCTTATGCTTGGAGGATGAGTAGGAACATGGAGGTTCAGTTAACAGTAGTGAGGCTTGTTTGGGACAATCCTGAAGATAGGTTTGATGAAAGGGACAGAGAATATTTAAAGGTGTTTGTGCATCAAACAATAGATACACCAACAGTGAGGTATTTGGAGAAGGTGGTGAAGGATGAGAAAGAAACTGTGAGGCTTTTAAATAGGATAGGGAACAAAGGGTTTGATTTGTATATCATTGGAAGAGGACATGGGATGAAGATGTCGTTGGCACAAACAGTGGATCCTGTGTTGGATGAACCTGTATTGGGTCCTCTTGGAGATACTTTATCAGATTTGAATTCTGCTGCTAACACATCCATTTTGATATTTCAAAGAGAAGCTGAACTTCAGCATGGAGATGGTTTGGGGAAACACGAGCGCAATGCTTCTGTGGCGTCTGCACATTCTTTTTATGGTGATGCGGATCCACAGTAG